The proteins below are encoded in one region of Cucurbita pepo subsp. pepo cultivar mu-cu-16 chromosome LG10, ASM280686v2, whole genome shotgun sequence:
- the LOC111803866 gene encoding protein NUCLEAR FUSION DEFECTIVE 4-like encodes MGGVRFSIRTLRSSVPMRNFVLQVLLGRWFTVFASLLIMSVSGATYMFALYSADIKSSLDYDQTTLNLIGFFKDLGANVGVFSGLINEITPPWVVLLIGGVMNFFGYFMIWLSVTQRIPKPKLPAMCLYICLGANSQTFANTGALIPSVKNFPQNRGNVLGLLKGFVGLSGAILTQIYHAFYGDDSKDFILLIAWLPTAVSFLLLRVVRVVEVNRISKSNDLKNFYYMLYTSLVLAGFLMILIIIQNELIFTRIQYLGCAFILLVLLFLPLVVVIREEFIMRKRKSQDMDVISVLPLDPSPVELSSSRPPSSCFKNVFRPPERGDDYTILQAIFSVDMLILFVATICGAGGALTAMDNLGQIGSSLGYSAHSISTFTSLVSIWGFLGRAFSGYASEFLWTKYSFSRPLFFTLVLLFSCVGHLLIAFGVPTSLYFSSVIIGFCFGAQWPLIFAIVSELFGLKYYATLYSISGIASPVGSYIFNVKVAGFLYDQEARKQMAASGLVSVAGRDLACKGVHCYRLAFLIITAATVLGCVVSFILVLRTWEFYKGDIYKKFREERKEAE; translated from the coding sequence ATGGGAGGCGTAAGATTCAGCATCAGGACTTTACGAAGTTCTGTCCCAATGAGGAATTTCGTCTTGCAAGTTCTATTGGGCCGATGGTTCACCGTCTTCGCTTCGTTACTGATCATGTCCGTTTCCGGCGCCACATACATGTTTGCACTCTACTCCGCCGACATCAAATCCTCCTTGGATTACGATCAGACCACTCTCAACCTCATCGGCTTCTTCAAGGATCTGGGTGCCAACGTTGGAGTCTTCTCGGGcctcatcaatgaaattacACCGCCTTGGGTCGTCCTTCTAATTGGTGGGGTAATGAATTTCTTTGGCTATTTCATGATTTGGCTTTCTGTCACTCAACGAATCCCCAAACCCAAACTGCCCGCTATGTGTTTGTATATATGCCTAGGTGCGAATTCTCAGACATTTGCTAATACAGGGGCTTTGATCCCTTCAGTGAAGAATTTCCCCCAGAATCGAGGTAATGTATTGGGTTTATTGAAAGGATTTGTTGGGTTGAGTGGGGCAATTTTGACTCAGATTTACCATGCTTTTTATGGAGATGATTCTAAGGATTTTATCTTGCTCATTGCTTGGCTGCCTACTgctgtttctttcttgcttcttCGGGTTGTTAGAGTAGTGGAAGTGAACCGAATATCCAAATCCAATGATCTAAAGAATTTCTATTATATGCTCTACACTTCCCTTGTTCTTGCTGGCTTCCTCATGATCTTGATCATTATTCAAAACGAGCTCATTTTTACTAGAATTCAGTATTTGGGTTGTGCATTTATCCTCCTAgtgcttctttttcttccccttGTCGTTGTTATAAGAGAAGAATTCATCATGAGGAAGAGGAAATCACAAGATATGGATGTAATTTCTGTGCTTCCACTAGACCCATCTCCCGTTGAATTATCATCCTCTAGACCACCAAGTTCTTGCTTTAAAAATGTGTTCAGACCGCCGGAAAGAGGAGACGATTACACCATTTTACAAGCAATTTTCAGTGTAGATATGTTGATACTGTTTGTTGCTACAATCTGTGGGGCTGGTGGGGCTTTGACTGCAATGGACAACTTGGGTCAGATAGGCAGCTCCCTTGGCTACTCAGCTCATAGCATTTCTACTTTCACTTCCCTCGTGAGTATATGGGGCTTTCTCGGTCGAGCATTTTCAGGTTATGCTTCTGAATTCTTATGGACCAAATATAGCTTCTCTCGCCCTCTGTTCTTCACTCTTGTGCTTCTTTTCTCTTGCGTTGGTCATCTTCTAATTGCCTTTGGAGTCCCAACttccctttatttttcttccgtGATCATTGGATTTTGCTTTGGAGCACAATGGCCATTGATTTTTGCCATTGTTTCTGAATTATTTGGGTTGAAATACTATGCAACTTTGTATAGCATAAGCGGCATTGCTAGCCCAGTTGGCTCATACATTTTCAATGTGAAAGTAGCTGGCTTTTTATACGACCAAGAGGCTAGAAAACAAATGGCTGCCTCTGGTCTTGTAAGTGTTGCTGGTAGGGACTTGGCCTGCAAGGGCGTCCATTGTTATAGATTAGCTTTTCTGATAATCACTGCTGCAACCGTGTTGGGTTGTgttgtttctttcattttggtGCTTCGAACTTGGGAATTCTATAAGGGTGATATCTATAAGAAGTTtagagaggaaagaaaggaagCAGAATGA
- the LOC111803870 gene encoding aquaporin TIP1-1, translated as MPIRNIAVGRPDEATSPDALKAGLAEFISTLIFVFAGQGSGIAFSKLTDGGAATPAGLISASIAHAFALFVAVSVGANISGGHVNPAVTFGAFVGGNITLLRGIIYWIAQLLGSVVACLLLKFVTGLPTGSFALSAGVGELNAFVFEIVMTFGLVYTVYATAVDPKKGSLGTIAPIAIGFIVGANILAGGAFTGASMNPAVAFGPSVVSWSWDNHWVYWAGPLIGGGLAGLIYEFIFISNSHEQLPTTDY; from the exons ATGCCGATCCGTAACATCGCCGTTGGAAGGCCCGATGAGGCTACCAGTCCGGATGCTTTGAAGGCTGGGTTGGCTGAGTTCATTTCCaccttgatttttgtttttgccgGCCAAGGTTCCGGCATAGCCTTCAGTAAGCTTACTGACGGCGGCGCCGCCACTCCCGCTGGCCTCATCTCCGCCTCCATCGCTCATGCCTTTGCCCTGTTTGTCGCCGTCTCCGTCGGCGCTAACATCTCTGGCGGCCACGTCAACCCCGCTGTTACCTTCGGCGCCTTCGTCGGCGGTAACATCACCCTCCTACGTGGCATCATCTACTGGATTGCCCAGCTCCTCGGATCCGTCGTTGCCTGCTTGCTCCTTAAATTCGTTACTGGCTTG CCCACCGGAAGCTTCGCTCTATCAGCTGGAGTCGGTGAACTAAACGCCTTCGTTTTCGAGATCGTGATGACATTCGGATTGGTGTACACAGTGTACGCGACCGCAGTGGATCCCAAGAAGGGCAGTTTGGGAACAATTGCACCCATCGCAATCGGTTTCATCGTCGGAGCTAACATCTTAGCCGGTGGAGCATTCACCGGAGCCTCAATGAACCCAGCTGTGGCATTTGGACCATCCGTGGTGAGCTGGTCATGGGACAACCACTGGGTCTACTGGGCTGGACCTCTGATCGGAGGTGGTCTTGCTGGGCTCATCTACGAgttcatcttcatctccaACTCCCACGAGCAACTCCCGACCACCGACTACTAA
- the LOC111804057 gene encoding WD repeat-containing protein 3-like: MVKTYLRYEPAAAFGVIVSIDSNITYDSSGKHLIAPALEKIGVWNVRQGVCTKNLTPTQGSRGPSLAVTSVASAPSFLIASGYADGSIRIWDADKGTCETTLHGHKGAVTVLRYNKLGSMLASGSKDNDIILWDAVGETGLFRLRGHRDQVTDLIFLDSSKKLVSSSKDKFLRVWNLETQHCMQIVGGHHSEIWSMDIDPDERFLVTGSADQELRFFTTKHDLVAGKSVDESNANGTEKDRDQSTQSKWEVLKLFGEIMRQSKDRVSTVRFNKSGNLLACQVAGKTVELFNVLDETEAKHKAKRRIKRKKEKKAGKGELDVIENGETNHATGEEGSGSIITVPDVFKLLHTIRASKKICSISFCPSIPKNSLSTLALSLNNNLLEFYSVESSAVTKLHSIELLGHRSDVRSVTLSSDNSLLMSTSHNAVKIWNPSTGSCLRTIDSGYGLCGLIIPQNKYALVGNKSGAIEILDIASGSCIEVVEAHGGAIRSIVGLPNENGFVTASADHDIKFWEYHIEKKSDQEPKTLSITFVRSMKMNDDVLVAAVSPDAKYIAAALLDSTVKVFFMDTFKVFRTLYGHKLPVLCMDVSSDGDLLVTGSADKNLKIWGLDFGDCHKSIFAHSDSVMAVQFVKKTHYVFSVGKDRLVKYWDADKFELLLTLEGHHADVWCLAISNRGDFIVTGSHDRSIRRWDRTEEPFFIEEEKEKRLEEMFESDLDNAFENRFVPSEEVPEEGAVALAGKKTQETISATDLIIDSLDMAEAESKRMAENEEEKRNGKAVHFEPNAMMLGLSPSDYVLRALSNVHTNDLEQTLLALPFSDSLKLLSYLKDWTSKPDKVELICRISTVLLQTHHNQLVTTPAARPALTILRDILYARIKECKDTIGFNLAAMDHLKQLMAMRSDALFQDAKLKLQEIRSQNSKRLEMRTDIRQGKRNKKNK, from the exons ATGGTGAAGACTTACCTCCGATACGAGCCTGCGGCGGCTTTCGGAGTGATTGTCTCCATTGATTCCAATATTACATACGATAGTTCCGGAAAGCATCTCATAGCTCCAGCTCTTGAAAAGATTGGAGTCTGGAATGTTCGTCAAGGTGTCTGCACCAAGAATTTAACACCTACTCAGGGCTCTCGTGGTCCTTCTCTTGCTGTTACGTCCGTCGCCTCGGCTCCATCTTTTCTG ATCGCGAGTGGATATGCTGATGGTAGTATAAGAATTTGGGATGCTGACAAAGGAACCTGTGAGACTACTTTACATGGACATAAAGGGGCTGTTACCGTCCTTAGGTACAACAAGCTTGGTTCTATGCTTGCATCTGGAAGCAAAGATAACGATATTATACTGTGGGATGCTGTTGGCGAGACAGGCCTCTTTCGCCTCCGTGGCCATCGTGATCAG GTAACTGATCTAATATTTCTAGATTCAAGTAAAAAACTCGTCAGTTCTTCCAAAGACAagtttttaagggtgtggaatctTGAAACACAGCACTGTATGCAAATAGTTGGTGGGCATCATAGTGAAATTTGGTCAATGGACATTGATCCAGATGAGCGGTTTTTAGTTACTGGATCTGCTGATCAGGAACTTCGTTTTTTCACAACTAAACATGATTTGGTGGCTGGTAAGTCTGTCGATGAATCTAATGCAAATGGTACCGAGAAGGACAGAGATCAATCCACTCAAAGTAAATGGGAAGTTCTAAAACTGTTTGGTGAAATTATGCGACAAAGTAAGGATAGAGTTTCTACTGTGAGATTTAACAAGTCTGGAAATTTGTTGGCCTGTCAAGTGGCAGGAAAGACTGTTGAGTTATTCAATGTTTTGGACGAAACTGAAGCAAAGCATAAAGCAAAACGTCGAATTAAgcgaaagaaagaaaagaaagctgGAAAGGGAGAACTGGATGTAATTGAAAATGGCGAGACAAATCATGCTACTGGAGAAGAAGGAAGTGGCTCCATTATTACAGTTCCTGACGTATTTAAGCTACTCCACACAATTCGGGCTAGCAAGAAAATTTGTTCCATTTCTTTCTGTCCATCAATTCCAAAAAATTCGCTGTCCACATTAGCATTATCTTtgaacaataatttattagagtTTTATTCAGTTGAAAGCAGCGCAGTTACGAAATTACATTCTATTGAACTCCTGGGGCACCGTTCGGATGTCAGAAGTGTAACACTTAGTTCCGATAATTCTCTTTTGATGTCCACTAGTCACAATGCTGTAAAAATTTGGAATCCAAGTACTGGTTCTTGTCTTCGTACTATTGATTCTGGATACGGGCTTTGTGGTTTAATAATTCCTCAAAACAAGTATGCACTTGTTGGAAACAAAAGTGGGGCTATAGAAATTTTGGACATTGCAAGTGGCAGTTGCATCGAAGTTGTAGAAGCTCATGGTGGCGCAATACGGTCAATTGTGGGTTTACCAAATGAAAATGGATTTGTCACCGCTAGCGCTGACCATGACATTAAGTTTTGGGAGTATCATATTGAGAAAAAATCGGATCAA GAGCCTAAAACCCTTTCTATAACGTTTGTGAGGAGTATGAAGATGAATGATGATGTTCTTGTGGCTGCTGTTAGTCCTGATGCCAAATATATTGCTGCAGCACTGTTGGATTCCACAGTGAAG GTCTTCTTTATGGATACCTTCAAAGTTTTCCGTACTTTATATGGTCACAAGCTACCTGTTCTGTGCATGGATGTCTCGTCAGATGGAGATTTGTTAGTGACTGGCTCTGCAgacaaaaatttgaagatttggGGTTTGGACTTTGGTGATTGTCATAAGTCTATTTTTGCTCATTCTGATAG tGTCATGGCTGTTCAGTTTGTGAAGAAAACTCACTATGTGTTCAGTGTTGGAAAGGACCGTCTTGTAAAGTATTGGGATGCTGACAAATTTGAGTTACTTTTAACGCTTGAGGGGCATCATGCTGATGTTTGGTGTCTTGCTATCAGCAACCGTGGTGATTTCATAGTCACAGGATCTCATGATCGATCCATACGTCGTTGGGATCGAACTGAAGAACCATTTTTCATAGAG gaagagaaagaaaaacggCTGGAAGAAATGTTTGAGTCCGACCTTGACAATGCATTTGAGAACAGGTTTGTTCCCAGTGAAGAAGTTCCAGAGGAGGGTGCAGTTGCTTTGGCTGGGAAAAAGACTCAAGAAACTATTTCGGCTACAGACTTAATTATAGATTCTCTGGACATGGCAGAGGCAGAAAGCAAGCGTATGGCTGAAAATGAG GAGGAGAAGAGAAATGGGAAAGCTGTTCATTTTGAGCCAAATGCTATGATGCTTGGCCTCTCACCATCTGATTACGTTCTCCGAGCCCTTTCAAATGTTCACACAAATGATTTAGAGCAGACATTATTG GCTTTACCATTCTCTGATTCTCTGAAGCTTCTATCTTACTTGAAAGATTGGACTTCCAAACCCGACAAG GTTGAGCTCATTTGCAGGATATCTACAGTTTTGTTGCAGACACACCATAATCAGCTTGTTACTACCCCTGCTGCAAGGCCTGCGTTGACTATTTTAAGAGACATTCTTTACGCTAGAATCAAG GAATGCAAAGACACCATTGGTTTCAACTTAGCAGCGATGGATCATCTCAAG CAACTAATGGCCATGAGATCTGACGCACTATTTCAAGATGCTAAATTGAAGCTGCAAGAAATTCGTTCCCAAAATTCAAAGCGTTTGGAGATGAGGACAGATATAAGACaaggaaagagaaataaaaagaacaagTAA